One part of the Phragmites australis chromosome 3, lpPhrAust1.1, whole genome shotgun sequence genome encodes these proteins:
- the LOC133911152 gene encoding metal transporter Nramp6-like — protein MAADHAAAGEPAASTSPAAPDAEARALLRRSSFISAISDDNEGLEERAFEPAEKVIVSISGDPDADAERLFASGGRAPPFSWRKLWLFTGPGFLMSIAFVDPGNLEGDLQAGATASGTLLWLLFWATAMGLLVQLLAARLGVATGRHLAELCRDEYPDWARRVLWLMAEVSMVSADIQEVIGSAIAIKILSRGFLPLWVGVVITALDCFIFLSLENYGVRKLEAVFAVLITTMACSFAWMFAETKPSGKDLIIGILVPKLSSRTVKQAVGLVGCVITPHNVFLHSALVQSRKIDPHKEYEVCEALRYYSIESTMALVVPFMINLFVTAVFAKGFYGTKEADNIGLENAGKYLQEKFGGGFFPILYIWGVGLLAAGTSSTITGTYAGQFIMGGFLNWRLKKWIRALITRSFAIVPTIIVALYFNTSESALDVLNEWLNVLQSIQIPFALIPLITLVSKEQVMGVFKIGPRMKIATWTVASVPIIINSYMLLDFFSSEMEGVLSISILCVAVVAYAMFILYLIFRGTEFPDRFAVGVHKNSLTWRKTG, from the exons ATGGCCGCCGACCACGCCGCTGCCGGAGAGCCCGCGGCAAGCACCTCGCCGGCCGCCCCCGACGCCGAGGCGCGTGCCCTCCTCCGCCGCTCATCATTCATCTCCGCCATCTCCGATGACAACGAGGGCCTCGAGGAGCGCGCGTTCGAGCCGGCCGAGAAGGTCATCGTCTCCATCTCCGGCGaccccgacgccgacgccgagcgCCTCTTCGCCTCGGGGGGACGCGCGCCGCCCTTCTCGTGGCGCAAGCTGTGGTTGTTCACGGGGCCCGGGTTCCTCATGAGCATCGCGTTCGTGGACCCGGGCAACCTCGAGGGCGACCTCCAGGCCGGCGCCACCGCCAGCGGCACTCTGCTATGGCTGCTCTTCTGGGCGACGGCCATGGGTCTCCTCGTGCAGCTGCTCGCCGCGCGCCTCGGGGTGGCCACGGGGAGGCACCTCGCCGAGCTCTGCCGCGACGAGTACCCTGACTGGGCGCGCCGCGTTCTCTGGCTCATGGCCGAGGTCTCTATGGTCAGCGCCGACATCCAGGAGGTCATTGGGAGCGCCATTGCCATCAAGATCCTCAGCCGCGGCTTCTTGCCGCTCTGGGTCGGCGTTGTCATCACCGCATTGGATTG ctttatttttctttccctcGAGAACTATGGGGTGAGAAAGTTGGAAGCTGTATTTGCAGTTCTAATTACAACAATGGCCTGCTCCTTCGCATGGATGTTTGCAGAAACCAAGCCCAGTGGGAAAGACCTAATCATTG GTATTCTAGTTCCAAAGCTGAGCTCAAGAACAGTAAAACAAGCTGTTGGTCTTGTTGGATGTGTTATCACACCCCATAATGTGTTCCTCCATTCTGCTCTTGTGCAATCAAGAAAAATTGACCCACACAAGGAATATGAAGTCTGTGAAGCGTTGAGGTACTATTCCATTGAATCCACCATGGCATTGGTAGTGCCCTTCATGATAAATTTATTTGTAACAGCAGTTTTTGCAAAAGGATTTTATGGTACCAAAGAAGCAGATAATATTGGCCTTGAGAATGCTGGAAAATATCTACAAGAGAAGTTTGGGGGAGGGTTTTTCCCTATCCTTTATATTTGGGGTGTTGGGCTGTTAGCCGCTGGCACGAGTAGTACCATAACTGGAACTTATGCTGGACAATTTATAATGGGCGGATTTCTGAATTGGCGGTTGAAAAAATGGATCAGGGCATTGATCACTAGAAGCTTTGCGATTGTGCCAACTATAATTGTTGCTTTATACTTCAACACTTCTGAGTCTGCACTGGATGTTCTCAATGAGTGGCTCAATGTGCTCCAATCAATTCAGATCCCTTTTGCACTCATCCCACTGATAACATTGGTTTCCAAGGAGCAAGTCATGGGGGTGTTCAAGATAGGTCCAAGAATGAAA ATTGCAACCTGGACAGTTGCTTCCGTACCGATCATAATCAATAGCTATATGTTGTTGGATTTCTTCTCTTCAGAAATGGAAGGCGTGTTGTCTATCTCCATTCTCTGTGTGGCCGTGGTTGCTTATGCTATGTTCATACTGTATCTCATTTTCCGAGGCACAGAATTTCCTGACCGTTTTGCAGTCGGGGTACACAAGAACAGTTTAACATGGCGAAAAACTGGATGA